The following proteins are co-located in the Triticum aestivum cultivar Chinese Spring chromosome 1A, IWGSC CS RefSeq v2.1, whole genome shotgun sequence genome:
- the LOC123091412 gene encoding uncharacterized protein, translating to MEAATLTIGSRRLASAAAPAGNGARRGAAAATAQRPGAKLPRRARRLRALPPELSEILAPKLVPGSPADTGDVSSLIPISAVMLLFYFVSNWVFPAVVMRGMQPNAEDEAAAAEAESMGSSSQPQPGDAVGGKIRRKVKRKKNRKAVTEG from the exons ATGGAGGCGGCTACTCTGACGATAGGCTCCCGGCGCCTGgcctccgccgccgctccggctgggAATGGCGCCCGCCGTGGCGCAGCGGCCGCAACCGCGCAGCGTCCCGGAGCAAAGCTCCCGCGGCGTGCGCGGCGGCTCCGCGCGCTGCCGCCGGAGCTGAGCGAGATCCTCGCGCCCAAGCTGGTGCCCGGCTCGCCGGCCGACACCGGCGACGTCTCCTCGCTCATCCCGATCAG TGCCGTCATGCTGCTCTTCTACTTCGTGTCCAACTGGGTGTTCCCGGCGGTGGTCATGCGGGGGATGCAGCCCAACGCCGAGGACGAAGCCGCCGCTGCAGAAGCAGAATCCATGGGGTCGTCGTCGCAGCCGCAGCCAGGGGATGCCGTCGGCGGTAAGATCCGGCGCAAGGTCaagaggaagaagaacagaaaagCCGTCACGGAAGGGTAA